One genomic segment of Salinigranum rubrum includes these proteins:
- a CDS encoding amidohydrolase family protein has product MASTRIDNLGSIVTGDLESPVSSAESVYIEDGRIVEIESTTTTAETVIDANGLTLTPGFVDAHTHPLLGGFTPRQNALGWCENYLHGGVTSMVSAGECHVPGRPTDAAGLKALAVLAKGSYDRHRPGGVKVNAGTLLLSDDMTEADIEDAHLASIERMKILFALEDVDRARRLVQWGRDRGLVSMMHCGGSSLPGTKNITAAMFEQIEPDIAAHFNGGPTPLPDDGIDQLVEETEMVLELIIGGNQAVAVDVLRRTRDRGELSRLQIGTDTPTGTGVIPCGMLLEMSILAGLTTVSAPEIVALATGNVARHHRLDTGLVETGRPADLCLLGAPMGSQASDAMGALEHGEYAAVDKVLVDGEVLVDRSRNTPPAKRSAVVH; this is encoded by the coding sequence ATGGCGAGTACACGCATCGACAACCTCGGAAGCATCGTGACGGGAGACCTCGAATCACCGGTTTCGAGCGCCGAATCGGTATACATCGAAGACGGCCGCATCGTGGAGATAGAGTCGACGACGACGACCGCCGAGACGGTCATCGACGCGAACGGACTGACGTTGACACCGGGGTTCGTCGACGCACACACGCATCCGCTGCTCGGTGGGTTCACGCCAAGACAGAACGCCCTCGGGTGGTGTGAGAACTACCTCCACGGTGGGGTGACGTCGATGGTCTCGGCGGGCGAGTGTCACGTGCCGGGTCGACCGACTGACGCTGCGGGCCTCAAGGCGCTTGCCGTCCTCGCGAAAGGGTCGTACGACAGACACCGCCCCGGCGGAGTGAAGGTCAACGCCGGAACGCTGCTGCTGAGCGACGACATGACGGAAGCGGATATCGAAGACGCACATCTGGCGAGCATCGAGCGGATGAAGATCCTGTTTGCCCTCGAGGACGTCGACCGCGCCAGGAGGCTCGTCCAGTGGGGGCGCGACCGCGGCCTCGTCTCGATGATGCACTGTGGGGGCAGCAGCCTCCCGGGGACGAAGAACATCACCGCAGCGATGTTCGAGCAGATCGAACCGGACATCGCCGCCCACTTCAACGGCGGCCCCACGCCGCTCCCCGACGACGGCATCGACCAACTCGTCGAGGAGACCGAGATGGTACTGGAGTTGATCATCGGTGGGAATCAAGCGGTCGCCGTCGATGTCCTGCGGCGGACTCGCGACCGCGGCGAACTGTCCCGACTCCAGATCGGGACTGACACGCCGACGGGGACGGGGGTGATCCCGTGCGGGATGCTGCTCGAGATGTCGATTCTCGCGGGGTTGACCACCGTTTCGGCGCCGGAAATCGTGGCGCTCGCCACGGGGAACGTCGCACGGCATCACCGCCTCGACACCGGACTCGTCGAAACGGGGCGACCCGCGGACCTCTGTCTCCTCGGCGCGCCGATGGGGAGTCAGGCGTCGGACGCGATGGGAGCGCTCGAGCACGGCGAGTACGCCGCCGTCGACAAGGTGCTCGTCGACGGGGAGGTGCTCGTCGACCGGAGTCGAAACACCCCACCGGCGAAACGGTCTGCCGTCGTTCACTGA
- a CDS encoding ABC transporter substrate-binding protein: MSSIHRRKFLKSASLTSIGIAGLAGCAGTSGSNDSSEGSGGSSGGSSSTDSSTDSSGGTTEPTTSSDSGVSGESISILTTYYPDASYSGVVRAKYQNYFEAVGFSDVTLDYSLELNPLQVVTSDDYDFVIASHLDSIAGRAQGVPVQSIVTTQGSTVQAYTYDADEHSFESPADFVGSTLGLQNDPDITTFNNEILSSELSDAERDQINETFVGYDVRNLLTGKVDAMTKFPTNADGIILELKEEANFGYIPMKDYLEVPGNAAITTTSMIENKPEVVREFVRAHAKGLADSIDPDMRDSVAADCVQSTEDAGISEQIFGTDVDAVDIQSRAVEMFREYRHIDEWDTNGVGWNPTDRVALAQQLFADAGQLDDTSDPETIVNNRFIEEVTDDQGQLIWEE; encoded by the coding sequence ATGTCATCGATACACAGGCGGAAGTTCTTGAAATCCGCTAGTTTGACGTCTATCGGCATCGCCGGGCTCGCTGGATGCGCTGGTACTAGCGGGAGTAACGACAGTAGTGAAGGCAGCGGTGGGAGCAGTGGTGGAAGCAGTAGCACCGACAGCAGCACCGACAGTAGTGGCGGGACGACCGAACCGACGACGAGTAGCGACAGTGGAGTTTCCGGGGAGTCCATCTCCATCCTGACGACGTACTACCCGGACGCGTCGTACTCCGGCGTCGTCAGGGCGAAGTACCAGAACTACTTCGAAGCCGTCGGCTTCTCCGACGTCACCCTCGACTACTCGCTCGAACTGAACCCGCTTCAGGTCGTGACGAGTGACGACTACGACTTTGTCATCGCGTCGCACCTCGATTCGATCGCTGGCAGAGCACAGGGCGTTCCGGTTCAGTCGATCGTGACGACTCAGGGCAGCACCGTCCAAGCGTACACCTACGACGCGGACGAACACAGCTTCGAGAGCCCCGCAGATTTCGTGGGGAGCACGCTCGGACTGCAGAACGACCCGGACATCACGACGTTCAACAACGAGATCCTCTCGAGCGAACTGTCCGACGCCGAACGCGACCAGATAAACGAGACGTTCGTCGGATACGACGTGCGCAATCTGCTCACCGGGAAGGTCGACGCGATGACGAAGTTCCCGACCAACGCGGACGGGATCATCCTCGAGCTCAAAGAGGAGGCGAACTTCGGGTACATCCCCATGAAGGACTACCTCGAAGTTCCCGGCAACGCCGCGATTACGACCACCAGCATGATCGAGAACAAGCCCGAGGTCGTTCGAGAGTTCGTCCGGGCTCACGCGAAGGGGCTGGCCGACTCGATCGACCCTGACATGCGAGACTCCGTCGCCGCGGACTGTGTCCAGAGTACCGAGGACGCTGGCATCAGCGAGCAGATATTCGGCACGGACGTGGATGCGGTCGATATCCAGTCCCGCGCGGTCGAGATGTTCCGCGAGTACCGCCACATCGACGAGTGGGACACGAACGGTGTCGGCTGGAACCCCACTGACCGCGTCGCGCTGGCCCAGCAGCTGTTCGCCGATGCGGGCCAACTCGACGACACCTCCGACCCGGAGACGATCGTCAACAACAGGTTCATCGAAGAAGTCACTGACGACCAAGGACAGCTCATCTGGGAGGAGTAA